The Diachasmimorpha longicaudata isolate KC_UGA_2023 chromosome 14, iyDiaLong2, whole genome shotgun sequence genome includes a region encoding these proteins:
- the LOC135169324 gene encoding uncharacterized protein LOC135169324, translated as MVARKAVILGIFAVVFVAEFHLGTSSQCIVCTSLTDENCISHPDNFKSEVCSVVTTTTQPNTAGPETTVTTTESSTLSSTITTPATSSSSKLTSPSTITTSTEETSPETTVVDTTPSQTEITTTSSSEASTSAATISSVTTSNTAANSSEASTSGATTPSVTTPNTAASSSEAPTSAATTPSVTPPNTAASSSEAPTSTATTPSVPSPSPTASPNVTTAAEEITSEDATTITEESSPDDSTISDGPSTDIASSPLDESSEVTPSTSLETDPQSSAGNDGANDSLWKLSTPNPRGRMLPPVEKSLGRAGNTQECYKIVYKKDDKEVVERGCAQPLEGCDNLKIGKDNVAFCETCTGDSCNSSSMISRSLTSVLLLLGVTFYLTR; from the exons ATGGTGGCCCGGAAGGCAGTGATTCTTGGGATATTCGCGGTTGTATTCGTCGCCGAGTTTCATTTAG GGACGTCATCGCAGTGCATCGTTTGCACCTCATTGACTGATGAGAATTGTATTTCTCATCCCGATAATTTTAAGTCGGAGGTGTGCTCAGTGGTAACTACAACTACCCAACCAAATACTGCTGGGCCTGAAACTACAGTTACTACTACTGAATCTTCAACTTTATCGTCAACTATAACGACTCCGGCAACGTCATCGTCAAGTAAATTAACGAGTCCGAGTACAATTACAACTTCGACTGAAGAGACATCACCTGAAACTACAGTGGTGGATACAACACCAAGTCAAACTGAAATTACGACTACAAGTTCGAGTGAAGCTTCAACAAGTGCAGCAACAATTTCTAGTGTGACCACATCAAATACAGCCGCAAATTCGAGTGAAGCTTCAACAAGTGGAGCAACAACTCCTAGTGTGACTACACCAAATACAGCCGCAAGTTCGAGTGAAGCTCCAACAAGTGCAGCAACAACTCCTAGTGTGACTCCACCAAATACAGCCGCAAGTTCGAGTGAAGCTCCAACAAGTACAGCAACAACTCCTAGTGTTCCTTCACCAAGTCCAACAGCAAGTCCGAATGTAACTACAGCGGCGGAAGAAATAACTAGTGAAGATGCAACAACAATAACCGAAGAATCAAGCCCTGATGATTCAACTATATCAGACGGTCCATCAACTGATATTGCAAGTTCTCCATTAGATGAATCATCTGAAGTAACTCCGAGCACATCATTGGAAACTGACCCACAAAGCTCTGCTGGAAACGATGGGGCAAATGACTCTCTTTGGAAGCTCAGTACTCCTAATCCCCGAGGAAGAATGCTCCCTCCGGTTGAAAAAAGCTTGGGGCGGGCGGGGAATACTCAGGAGTGCTACAAGATCGTATACAAGA AGGACGATAAGGAAGTAGTGGAGCGTGGCTGCGCTCAGCCACTCGAGGGTTGTGATAACTTGAAAATCGGCAAAGATAACGTCGCATTCTGTGAGACCTGTACCGGTGACAGCTGCAATTCATCTTCAATGATCAGTCGCAGTCTGACATCAGTGCTGTTACTACTTGGAGTAACTTTCTACTTAACACGATAG